The Osmerus eperlanus chromosome 1, fOsmEpe2.1, whole genome shotgun sequence genome includes the window CCACACCATTCTCAACGACGAGAGCCGTACCGGCTGATTCACACATGCCAGAGCTCTCTCAATACCCCGGATTCCCTCAATACCTTAGTTCCCCACCCTACCCCGGATTCCCTGGGTTTCCTGTACCATTCCCATCGACTGCAACTATGAGACCTGCACCTGCTGATCCCCAGATGCTATCCATGATGACAGCTGCACCAACTAGTGCAGACTCATCTGATACTGGGGGCTCCTCAGACGCTCAGTTGGCAGAGTTTCCTTTTTACCCTGGGTTACCTCAATACCCTGGGTTACCTCAATACCCGGGGTTACCTCAATACCCTGGGTTTCCCGGACAGTTCCCATGGATTACAACTACGAGAGCTGCGCCTTTTGATCCCCAGATGCCAGAACTTCCTCCCTACCCCCTATTCCCAGGGTTCCCTCCCTACCCTGGGTTCCCCCAATCCACTTCTGCAGCCTCTGGGTACAAGAAGGCAGCCCTTTACAATCCTTGGAAACTTAAGGGGGGACATCATATGGTCATGTACCAGGATGATCCTTCCCCTCAGTCGAGTGTTACACTGGCTCCAGCAGGGACCCCCAGGTCTTCCACTACTGCTGGTGTCGAGGACCAGAGGAGGATTCCAGGTTTTGGTTCTCGCCGCAGTGGTGcactccctccttcacctgctcCTGAGGACTCGTCCGTAAACACCCTCACCCTGTTAAGTGACTTTTCAAACGATTCCTCTTGATGTCTGTAACCGTTTCATCTTTCAGTGAGACGTGCActttaaaaataattatttaacTTTACACTTGTGTCGGGTGTCATTCTCTATGGCTTGTTGGTGATTGCAACTAACGTATGCTTTGTCTGAGCATTGTTCAACTTGCATGGTGAGCCAGCTGAACTTAGTCAGGACTCCATTAATGTAACTTCTCACTCTGGATTAGTCCATAAGTAGTTGCCTCCCAACTTCCTGAAAGGAAGCAGCTGAAGAGCCCACAGTTGAAGTATTAATGGAGAACAGAAATTGGGTTGGAGTGCATTTATTTCTCAAGGTTTTTTTTAAACTGTTTTGGCTGAGACTAGTGCTAAAACGGTTATTGGCTGGAGTGTAAATGTGTACACATGCTGGTTTTAAAGATTCATTCTCATTTAAATCATGACAACTTGAAATAAGGCTTATTCATTCCCTCCCTATATGCAAAGAGGGTTATGTCTCAGGTTATTGGCAAGATTTTGTTAGGCACTTGAGTCTTGGGCGTTGAGTAGGTGTTGGACGACACTGCTCCAGCTCTACCATACTCATCAATGTCTAAAACAATAGGTAGCGCACACACAGCAATATTATAAAAATGCATGGAAAGATGTTTTACTCTTTTCAAATGACCTTTcaacacgtatacacacagacCTCGCTCAGTGTTTTGAAGGGTCCAACCTGCTGTACACTCCACACATGATGTACTGGTCCTTAGCCTGTGTCAGAACAACCCTGCACCTGACACAGCTGAGTACAGCCCTACTACCAGCAGGAGGCACTAGCGAGCCaacatctcacacactcactctcgcCCTGCCACTCTACTGTAATACTAGTGCAATACGGTAAAGGCTTCTAAAGCCTTTTTTTGTGTCTAGTATTCTCACTTAATATCAAATGAGAACCTGCTGCTTTTGTAATCATTGTGTGGTATAATCACTGCAGGGAAAAAGGGTAAATCTCAGATTGACTTGGTTGACAGGACCTGCTGTAGAGGCCCAGCCTCTTGGGTTTTAATCACATCAGAATAAACCCACTGATATGGCTGCCCACTCTGTGAGTCTCTCCTATGGCCTTGTAGGCTTGAAGCCAGTCCGCCCTTCAGCCGCTCAGtccacctccatctcacccCTCGCCTACCCCCAGACAGTGCCGAAAGAAGCCCCTGACTCTGGGAGGGCAGGTGGAACCAGGGCAGCCCCTGGAGCAGCTCTGGGAGACCTTGCTTGCTCCCTGTGGCAGGGTGGGATTCAAAGGTCACCAGGGTAAAACGCTCTCCTACGCAACCCTGCTGGCGGTCTGCATGGATGCAGCTCAGGCAAGCTGAGAAGATGTCCGTGTACGGGGATGAgcccctgtcctctccacttCCCTCTGCGCGAGTGTCCCCGGCCTGGGCAAAGGGGCCCTGTTGTTGAGGGTCCTGACCCCAATGTTGGGCCCTCTCCCAAGCAGAGCGGGTCAAGACCACCAGGACCCGGCCCCCCTGGGTGTCCAGGAGGTGTAGCTGGGAGTGCAGCCATGGCAGGGGGCCAAGAGAGCCCAGCTGGGCCTGGCTCCACAAATCCACACATACCCTGAAGCCCTTGGCTACAAGGAGGGAGCCCaactcacacacctgctcagacaCGGGCCCTTCTGCATCTGGGGGGCTCAGCAGCATGATGTTACCCTCCCCACCAGCTTCTAgttagaggggagagaagggggttaCAGACACTGCAGCTGATTTTTTAGATATACAGTATGTCACATTAAAGGGAAATGGCATTATGGTacaattatttatttgtatagtcCCTATACAAAAGCCCATCAGTGAGTAACATGAAAGTAGTCATTGATAGCTGTGTCCAACTGTCTCATGAAAAGTAAGGGACGGGGacgggtgtgggtggggggtggggtcagaTCTTTCTGATCATACTCACGTTTCACTGTGCTATGCAGGAAACAGACTCCGAGAACAGCTATGCCGATTAGCAGCACAATAACAAGAACCAGTAGACTCATCCGCCACCTactggctgagagagagagacactgtgtaCAGCACATGACTGATGGTTTGAGTCTTTTGTCTAACTGCATGTTTGATGAAAGCACATTAGTATACTGAGTTGGTTTCCCTCAGTTAATAACCGAGCCAGATAGCTTATTTATGTTCATTGTTGTGACTGCCTTAACCATCATGTATGACCTAATTACATAATCTATTGTTCTTTATTGGGATCAGTCTATCAGTCGTTATTGAGATTACATGCTCAGAGTTGATGACATACATCTATGTTTGTAAATGTaaggaaaaaaatatatttaaaatctTCTACAACAGACGGTACTTTTGTGTCAGAATACAGTTGAATTCCAGCACATCAATTAGGCCTTCATTGGGGCTTATGCAACTATAgatatttttttaatgattaATACAATGAGGTGACAATTCAAAAACTTACCATATACATTAGGACAAAAGGGGCCAATATTTTTGTCCATTCCTTGTATCTTTACCtgtagagacaaacacacacacaaatgttttaATACATTTAGCTTCCTTTCGCTGATTGGTTTTGCTTTGCAAATATGTAAGGCAAATATGACCCATGACACAATTAAATCTCTCCTATTTGattatgtaaaaaaacaaatagcTCTGTCAGCTAGTGTTACAGGCAAAACAAATAGTAGTATTGTACCATCATGCACAGGTCCACACAATACTCTATGTCTTCAAACGCTCCCTGCACCTGCTGTGATAAGAGACACACTACACCATCAAAACACAGAACACATACTAGCCTGAACAGTATCCCATAGAGGAACAACATGTCAACAATACAAATGGCTACTGTTCAACAAAAAAGAACTACGAAACTACTGTTGTCACTGGTTACCCAAAGTCCTTTGCGGTTTTCCATCCATGGGCCGTTGGCCAGAGGCTGCCTGGAGCTCCTCTGCTCCCTGCACCCACCCACACCTGCGTCCCTCTGACACAGCCACACCTCAGCTTCCAGCCTGCAGGGGGTCGACACGTTCCAGGAAAGCATGCTACCGCCACTGTTCATCTGGCCTCGGACCACGGACACGGACACGTTCGCCCACACATTACTTTGAAAAGCTTcttgaacaacaacaaaaatggtTAGAATTgatcttgttttttccacatcgACTTGTAAGACAGCAGACCAGAGTACTTTTGATATGAAGATACGCAGAAGACCTGCATTCTTGTGAAAAGGGCTACACAAATAAAGTTTAAAGTTTGATTTGAAGACACGCCGCCTCTTACCGTTGTTCTTGAATGGACAACTTTCAGATCGGTGTGACCTTTCATCTACTTTATCCCACCACATctgcatacacatgcacagacacgcacacatacacacaaaatccCCCCAAAAGATTCAGATCATTTCTATGATGCTGTAATGTCCCGCAATGTGTTATTAACGCTTAAAATATCGTAAAATAAAATGAATATCAGGAGGCCTACCTGAATGCACATACAAGGGGTGACAGAATGCAGTGGAATGGCTTTTTCTGTCCACTTCTACAGACACAAAATAAGTGTTTACTTCAAAGACAAGCAATGAGAAGAACTATGCAATAACAACTTTCAGGTATACATGTCTATAAATTCAGCTGTAAATTATCTTGACACCTTTGCACCACATTAACCTTGCAAGTTCCATTTCTCTCCTGCTTAAGGCACATCTTTAGTGGGAAGAAGTTGTCACTCTTGTGTTCAGCACTCAGATTCACCACACCCCTTATCTGGTCAATATCTGCACCTATTCTAGGGACTGACAAACACGAGCCAATTACACAAGAGAAAAGTCAAAAGTTGAATAAATGTAGCTAGACTAAactgtcagacagacaaacagtctCCAATGGGCAGCACCAAAGCAACACAAATAAGCATACATTGTTTCAGGTGTATATTTTCAGGACAGGTAACATCAGTTGCTCAAACAGAAAGCTTTGCAAATGTAAATAACAGAATATACAGTAATTCTGAGAATAGATCAAACATGAACTTCACTCACCATCACAAGCCTCTACAAGTCCCTGATGTTCTGTGGAACACACTAAGGGCATAGGATGAGAATCAGTCATAATCATTACACAGTAGGAGGAAAGGGTAGAGCCCTTCAAAGAATGTCTGGAAAACACCACTGGTCTCAGTACCTTCATCTACTGACGGCACTTTCACCATGTGATGCAGTGAGCCCACATTCACGCTCACGTCACTGCTGAAAAGCACACTCTTTGGTTCACACACCACCAGGGACAGCTGCGCGTGCTAGATGATGAAGTTGGATAAAAAACATTGGCTAAAGCACATCAGACTCTACGCTTGTACTATACGCACGTATGCCATTATTGATGGTAAATGTACGTACAATAGCCTCCGGTGCAGTTGCTGCCGTTATGTTGAAATGGATGTTTTTACACGCTGGCATGAAGGCTACTGGACTGTAGCACACCATAACGTTCGCTGCAAAACACGCAGACGTGAGCAAGAGCAACATGTGTTGCAATTTGTTTGCAGTTTGCAATTTTTGGTTTCCCGGATTTCGCTACCATTATCATCTTGACCCTGAACTTGATCCAAACTGCGGTTCAGCTGGATGCTGATGAAGATGCAGGGTGAGCATGCATCCCATGTGCAGCAGAGCTTAGCTTGTACCTCTAGGTTCCAGATAGCTTCAGAACCAAACACCTTGTCCATTGGGAGAAAGATATCTGACACAAAGAGAAAAGATTGGAAAAAAtttaagagggggggggggtgttctttgtgtgcgcgtgtgcatgaGAAAGATAAGGGACTGAAAGATCAATGGTTCAAGTAAGTGTATGGAATGTGACCCAGCAGTGTACTCTGGAATGTGTGGCTCAGACTGCAATTTCACTTGAGGTGACATGGAGAGGGATTTTGTGAAACAAAAGTGCTCACCTTCAACAGTGCAGGTAGAATTACCCTGATTATAACAAAGTAGAGGTTAGAGTTTGCTACTCAAGTCACAGCCTACACTATTCACGTGCCTGTTTATCATTATGATTCATAGCATACGCGGTGCATAATAATGTTGCCGTTTAGCCTAAGTTGTAAAACAAGCAAATAGGCATATAAGAAAAACTTAAATACACACGTAAATAGAAAACTTTGATCGGGAAGCACCCCTTTATAAGGACAAAGAATTAAAAATGTTTGATACCCAATTTCGACAAAAGATCTGCAGCGTTTACCTGTGAACATGTGACTCGTCCACATTGAGGGACCATTATCATGTCCAGCGCGAGAGTTGAAAACCCTGACAACAGGACTGCGTATGACAACCAAGATACAGTAGATTTCATTTCAAAAGTCCGCCCACCATTTCTTGACGGAAGCTTTACTTTTAAAGCTGTGTTCTCCGTGTCGCTCTGTTGTGGAACTGATTGAGGATTGGAACAACGGTGacgggggaaaggaggggacatgtcatttaattaattatttagaAATATTACTTTACAGTAATGTATCAGTATTGAAAAGTTTAAGAGATGTCAATTCCACTTGTTTCTAACATAACATATCAATTCAATTGAAATTTTAGTTGCAGATACTTACATTTTTGAATTGGATCCAAAATCCAGGTTTTAACAAAGTAAATAAATGAGCATGACAATAAATGAGCGCAATGACTCGTTTTCCCTTACCAAGCTCACATCTTAGGCTAAATATTAAGCCTATCATGAACAATATCCGATGTTCTGAGAAGTTCTGGATAGAGTCAACAAACAGGTATTACTCGGGATTTAACCCCAcccacatactctctctctctctctctctctctctctctctctctctctctctctctctctctctctctctctctctctcactctcactctctttctctttctctttcgcttgctctctctctctctctctctctctctctctctctctctctttctctctctctctctctcacacacacacacacacacacacacacacacacacacgcacgcacacacacacacacacacacacacacacacacacacacacacaaacacacagatctgcATATCAGCCATAGCCTACATCTTTCAGATGTCAAGGTCCAGCAGGTCATTGAAATCAATCTGTTTATTCAAACAACAATAAAGCTGGTAGTTCCGATAATGATGTCTTTGTTTCACATTTTTAAACCTTAATTAACAATAGATGTAAAACTTTGAATGGGCGTCAAGGCGTCTAGGTGACCAAAGTCCTTTCTCTGTAGCTGTGGGTATTTAAAGAAAGGCTGTGCCATGTATACTcagaattacagttttttttattcgctttggtactattttcacaagtatgtggtaaaacctcacaactgttagtacaaaactcaaagcagatcatcaaaaagtctattttttcaaacatgtaatcacatgttcaattgacaaagtacaatgcacaaaattacacaatcactttttcaccacacctaatcagtgtgtcatcaaagaaatacctttcatatgaagtaattgtctttcacaatgcaatgctcacaatacttttgatatgcttctcatctaatttgcgtaaatacatttgaccaacacttaatccaactgatcttaatggttaatcactgaaccgtttggtaaacctatatattttcatttcagcaataaacagtatattgattttgagaactacagaaataaaatgtgtttttgtacgaaCATATAAATTAACCACACATGATGAATACTCGTTATTGCTACTTGATTTCAGATTGGGGTAACCACAATTGGTCATTAGATATACGTAAAAGTCGGGGCGTAAACACTGGCAATTTCTTTCAACATAGCAGGATAGACAGCAAGGAATAGGAAGAGCTCGTGGACAAGGGatccgtcagagaggtgggcatgagagaggtcaacagagaggtcagaggggtgggcatgggcaccaacagagaggtcagagaagtgggcatgggcaccaacagagaggtcagagaggtgggcatgggcaccaacagagaggtcagagaggtgggcattggcaccaacagagaggtcagagaggtgggcatgggcaccaacagagaggtcagaggggtgggcatgggcaccaacagagaggtcagagaggtgggcatgggcaccaacagagaggtcagagaggtgggcatgggcaccaacagagaggtcagaggggtgggcatgggcaccaacagagaggtcagaggggtgggcatgggcaccaacagagaggtcagagaggtgggcatggggcctctaaatgttatgttttgttctcatttagtagttacataatagaaagtatacctatgttacaattatatctgaaaaaatagtaaaaactacgtaatttgcccaaatgattgtagacgatgtcttcattgatccttcacttgattacacataggatggatattttggaaattattatttattatgtaaatgtgagtaatgtaagtgtattgcctaatgtgaaactgtgtaatctgtcttttacatagtactggaacatattaatttcagcacttctaaggccgatttgaaacatgtatcttgcattgttgctgttggatgaactgattgttaaaagtactaaactgaaagaagatcatactgttgtgtttcggtgattaaaccaaatgttcccattacatattacaataatcttgtgtttgaaacaatgattatgtggactggaaacatgtgcaactgactgaaagcattccatcaggttttgaaagaatgactagctgcgttacaagtgtgatcagtttggatttttgcactaagagttttgaaaatgtacaccttacttgagaaaatagtaccaaagcgaataaaaacTGTAAGTACTTCAGTAATGAATGTGTGCTTTATCCAAAGAAAGATTGATTGCCTCACATCCTGTTACAGTTCACTTCAGCAGTAGGATTTAGATTGCCCTGTTGAACCAGTTTTGTACtcagttttgtacagttttagtaAAGTTCCTTAGCTGCCTACTTGGGAACTGTATAGTGATATAACTTGACTGATCACATGGTTGTGCTACTAACATGGGACAGGTGCATAACATTGTCAGCATTTTAAGACATTTATTATGATTATTAAAGACCTTTATTTTAAGTTTGAACATTTTAAGTTTTTTTACCTTAGTCAAGGCTTATCAATGTTGTAGTAGCAAAGCATGCTGTTATACCAGTACACAACCAACCCTGAAATTTAAGTATGAATTAACTGCATGGAGAATTTTGGGCACACCTACTCAAGAAAGCCTATGTTTCAACACCACCGTTGCTGGGTTACAAAGAgctgacaaacacacccagTTCAAATAGCAATAACAGTGACTGTGTAAATCCAGATGTAGAAAAGATAAAGGTCAGTAAGACAAGTAATTGCCTACACAAATACAAGCAAGATGTTTggaaattattattttgtacTTTTATTCGAACTCTCCTGCTTGGTCTAGTCTTAAGACAGGCAGCAAGATTTTACTAAATGAAAACATACTTGATATCTTAGTTCTAGAACCGTTCTCTCCATTACCCAGGCGATGTGCTGTGCTTAGTTATAGTGATCATAGTGGCCAGTTCCAGTTATGAGACAGAGAAGTCTGGGACTGCTCCAATATGCAGGGCAGACAGAGGAGAAAGGTGCAAGCACGCAACATCAGGAGAGGAAGGCAGAAGTGTTCCTAGCAAAGGAACTGAAATAGAAACATACATTAGTCAACAAGCATGTATGATGTCTTAGGCTTGGAAACAGTTTTTtagactacagtacagtagatgaTTAAACCTTGTTTCTGGATATAACAAGCTAAAGAATGACTGACAGCCATGGGAGCTTAGATCTATCAGCGATCTCATTagaaagggaggcagagaggcagtttTATGAGAAAAGGTTCGTCagcagaggcgttgttagacataaagctctactggggcacaggcccctatacgttttttctttcaagcttgctgcgcacaatgcactactaggctatagaaactcccattgcttaacccactatacaacagttcagggatgcaagtttgatatgagctttggcagggacatcaatagttaatgcgtgcGCGCACATTTCCTTTGctatcatttgagcgcaaatagtgttttttgagcttcatgttatattgtttttatgttttagtcaaaatacgatgattggtaggcctatcatttagaaactttctttagttttgtaatgttttcctaGCCTACCTCATTTCTGACTTGTGTacagagtccgacacctggactttgtgtgcgtgctgcagtggctatttttGGCAcactcagaagagcgcgctgacatggaattctgtgggtatcggtttgtgtttgcggttaaactgctttgattttacaagcgttgattgggatactgcatttatttcttctgggattatcaatctaaattaatgcactgactaataaagtaaattgttaaaactcaaactttagattttactggggcacagcagatttatactggggcacgtgccccagtaaaaagggtctaacgatgcCCTTGATCGTCAGTCAAATGTTCACAGTCCCTCTGTCATGGAACCTGTAAGGTCTGTCACAAGATGACAAAGTCAGACCAGATCATGGCCTCTGGAACTAGGTGTGCTGAGGGTGCTacagcaccccctgctgacagcacgagaattttaaatgatataacttgaaaatccaccaccgcggcaccGCCCCTCAACATTAAAATATGAATATAAAATATGTTCCCGCAGTTATGGGCCAGATGACATCAGGGAACCTGTCAGGTCTGTCAAAAGATGACCAAATCAGGCCATATGACATCAGAGAACCTTCAGGAAGACAGGGACTACATTCGTATGTGGTGAAGGGAATTGGCTATACCTCCTTTACAGTTCAGTGTGTTGCTCATTATCAATTTAAATAACCGACCATGAACTCCGACCACATTTTGGTATCTTGTCTTGTTCTTTATTGTCAGGGTACCATGACATGATCATAAGTGATTTATTGAACCACATGCCCACACTTTATACTTCTATACTAGGGGAGGACAGTACAGAGATTCTGCACAGTAACAGTACAGTGAGTTACGTTGACAGAAGTGTTATGTTGCCATCCACTGGCTAAAGAAGGAACATCTTGCGGTATTGTTACAATTAAACTTTTATTAACATTCACCTTCATGTTTTTGCTCATATTTCTTTACATTGTACTTTGTATCTTTGTTATAAAACATAACATATATTATATTGAGGTGGTCCACTGGCAGAAGCAGTGTTGTGTGCTAGTGTTTACATCCAGGCTCCTCTGGCCAGCCTGATGGTGGGGCTCCGGGATGATTCTAATGACTTCACCTCTACACTGTCccacctctcctcacttctAATATGACCCTTATACTCACCCCTACCCGCACCCCTCacctcatccctaacctcccagctctcacccctcccttgaTCACAAACCTTCCTGCTCTCATCCCTTTCTTCACCTCTAAGACCCCTGCCCTTACGCTTCGCCTTACCGCTAACCTCTCTACCCTCACtggctcccccctctcccaacccctTTCCACCCCTTTTCTCACCCTGGCCACCCCCCTTACCATCCATCCAGCTCACCCTCCATTCACTCCTCCCCGCCAAtctccccccctgcctgcccaaccggccctctcccttcccatccagcccctccacctttccctcccccatcccgctaagcccctcccccctccccttaccccCAAGGTGTGCCATGTATCTCTGGGCGTAGCTGCCACATCGCCAGGTCTTCAGGTGTGAGTTGTAGCGTTGGTGGTCGAACAGCTCCTCCTCGCCCAGGTGGGATTTGATCCGTACCGCAGCGGCGCGCTGCTGCCAGTTGAACAGGAAGATCTGGCGGGCGCTCTTCTTCTGGCCCCAGCCCTCTGCCAGGCTCAGGGCGGTCATGCCCTCGCAGTCCTCCATGTTAGGAGGTGCCCCGCCCAGCAGAAGGTCCTGGATCAACTGGACATGCCCCTGAGCGGCGGCGGCGTGCAGTGCCCCTCGACCACGAGGGGTCTGAGCCCCGACGTCagcacctggaggagggagggagggagggaggaggaagagggggggggtcatttgCAGTTAAAGTGGAAGACATGCGAGGGGATTTTTTTGTAGTAACAGTGGTGTTATGGAATAGTTACAGTGTTATGGAGC containing:
- the LOC134020576 gene encoding uncharacterized protein LOC134020576 isoform X2, with the protein product MKSTVSWLSYAVLLSGFSTLALDMIMVPQCGRVTCSQGNSTCTVEDIFLPMDKVFGSEAIWNLEVQAKLCCTWDACSPCIFISIQLNRSLDQVQGQDDNANVMVCYSPVAFMPACKNIHFNITAATAPEAIHAQLSLVVCEPKSVLFSSDVSVNVGSLHHMVKVPSVDEVCSTEHQGLVEACDVPRIGADIDQIRGVVNLSAEHKSDNFFPLKMCLKQERNGTCKKWTEKAIPLHSVTPCMCIQMWWDKVDERSHRSESCPFKNNAFQSNVWANVSVSVVRGQMNSGGSMLSWNVSTPCRLEAEVWLCQRDAGVGGCREQRSSRQPLANGPWMENRKGLWQVQGAFEDIEYCVDLCMMVKIQGMDKNIGPFCPNVYASRWRMSLLVLVIVLLIGIAVLGVCFLHSTVKQAGGEGNIMLLSPPDAEGPVSEQVCELGSLLVAKGFRVCVDLWSQAQLGSLGPLPWLHSQLHLLDTQGGRVLVVLTRSAWERAQHWGQDPQQQGPFAQAGDTRAEGSGEDRGSSPYTDIFSACLSCIHADRQQGCVGERFTLVTFESHPATGSKQGLPELLQGLPWFHLPSQSQGLLSALSGGRRGVRWRWTERLKGGLASSLQGHRRDSQSGQPYQWVYSDVIKTQEAGPLQQVLSTKSI
- the LOC134020576 gene encoding uncharacterized protein LOC134020576 isoform X1, which encodes MKSTVSWLSYAVLLSGFSTLALDMIMVPQCGRVTCSQGNSTCTVEDIFLPMDKVFGSEAIWNLEVQAKLCCTWDACSPCIFISIQLNRSLDQVQGQDDNANVMVCYSPVAFMPACKNIHFNITAATAPEAIHAQLSLVVCEPKSVLFSSDVSVNVGSLHHMVKVPSVDEVCSTEHQGLVEACDVPRIGADIDQIRGVVNLSAEHKSDNFFPLKMCLKQERNGTCKKWTEKAIPLHSVTPCMCIQMWWDKVDERSHRSESCPFKNNEAFQSNVWANVSVSVVRGQMNSGGSMLSWNVSTPCRLEAEVWLCQRDAGVGGCREQRSSRQPLANGPWMENRKGLWQVQGAFEDIEYCVDLCMMVKIQGMDKNIGPFCPNVYASRWRMSLLVLVIVLLIGIAVLGVCFLHSTVKQAGGEGNIMLLSPPDAEGPVSEQVCELGSLLVAKGFRVCVDLWSQAQLGSLGPLPWLHSQLHLLDTQGGRVLVVLTRSAWERAQHWGQDPQQQGPFAQAGDTRAEGSGEDRGSSPYTDIFSACLSCIHADRQQGCVGERFTLVTFESHPATGSKQGLPELLQGLPWFHLPSQSQGLLSALSGGRRGVRWRWTERLKGGLASSLQGHRRDSQSGQPYQWVYSDVIKTQEAGPLQQVLSTKSI
- the LOC134020576 gene encoding uncharacterized protein LOC134020576 isoform X3 is translated as MKSTVSWLSYAVLLSGFSTLALDMIMVPQCGRVTCSQGNSTCTVEDIFLPMDKVFGSEAIWNLEVQAKLCCTWDACSPCIFISIQLNRSLDQVQGQDDNANVMVCYSPVAFMPACKNIHFNITAATAPEAIHAQLSLVVCEPKSVLFSSDVSVNVGSLHHMVKVPSVDEVCSTEHQGLVEACDVPRIGADIDQIRGVVNLSAEHKSDNFFPLKMCLKQERNGTCKKWTEKAIPLHSVTPCMCIQMWWDKVDERSHRSESCPFKNNEAFQSNVWANVSVSVVRGQMNSGGSMLSWNVSTPCRLEAEVWLCQRDAGVGGCREQRSSRQPLANGPWMENRKGLWQVQGAFEDIEYCVDLCMMVKIQGMDKNIGPFCPNVYASRWRMSLLVLVIVLLIGIAVLGVCFLHSTVKPGGEGNIMLLSPPDAEGPVSEQVCELGSLLVAKGFRVCVDLWSQAQLGSLGPLPWLHSQLHLLDTQGGRVLVVLTRSAWERAQHWGQDPQQQGPFAQAGDTRAEGSGEDRGSSPYTDIFSACLSCIHADRQQGCVGERFTLVTFESHPATGSKQGLPELLQGLPWFHLPSQSQGLLSALSGGRRGVRWRWTERLKGGLASSLQGHRRDSQSGQPYQWVYSDVIKTQEAGPLQQVLSTKSI
- the LOC134020576 gene encoding uncharacterized protein LOC134020576 isoform X4, which produces MWTSHMFTDIFLPMDKVFGSEAIWNLEVQAKLCCTWDACSPCIFISIQLNRSLDQVQGQDDNANVMVCYSPVAFMPACKNIHFNITAATAPEAIHAQLSLVVCEPKSVLFSSDVSVNVGSLHHMVKVPSVDEVCSTEHQGLVEACDVPRIGADIDQIRGVVNLSAEHKSDNFFPLKMCLKQERNGTCKKWTEKAIPLHSVTPCMCIQMWWDKVDERSHRSESCPFKNNEAFQSNVWANVSVSVVRGQMNSGGSMLSWNVSTPCRLEAEVWLCQRDAGVGGCREQRSSRQPLANGPWMENRKGLWQVQGAFEDIEYCVDLCMMVKIQGMDKNIGPFCPNVYASRWRMSLLVLVIVLLIGIAVLGVCFLHSTVKQAGGEGNIMLLSPPDAEGPVSEQVCELGSLLVAKGFRVCVDLWSQAQLGSLGPLPWLHSQLHLLDTQGGRVLVVLTRSAWERAQHWGQDPQQQGPFAQAGDTRAEGSGEDRGSSPYTDIFSACLSCIHADRQQGCVGERFTLVTFESHPATGSKQGLPELLQGLPWFHLPSQSQGLLSALSGGRRGVRWRWTERLKGGLASSLQGHRRDSQSGQPYQWVYSDVIKTQEAGPLQQVLSTKSI